One Littorina saxatilis isolate snail1 linkage group LG11, US_GU_Lsax_2.0, whole genome shotgun sequence genomic window, GCGGACATCTATTTCTTTCAACCTATAAATCTAACGAAGATTCGATTCCCTCCTGTGTAAATGTCAAATATTCTacacgtctctctctctatgtgacTCTCaagtctttttttccttttttcttttcgttttgTTCGTTCATGAAACCGAGAAGCTCTTCCTCTCCCCAAATCGGCGTTCTTTGGGATAGTTTCCTTTCATAAATGATTTATCACACTATTATCTCATTCTATTATCTCATTCAGAATTCGGTGTTAAATTATGACTGAAGACAAGCAGTGATGTGATGGCGTCATTGGTGGTTACGTCACGCCGGCTGTAGGACGGTTCGCTGAAGCTGATCACGTCTGCATTGCCGCGTTGGTGATAATGgcggtgttggtggtggtggtagtctCGTGTGGTGATGCTGTGGTTGTGCTGAAGATGTTTGAGGTGCACAGATTGCCCGGACTGACTCAAGGCGAAAGGCTGGCTGAATCAGACATGAAAATAGAAAATCGTCAATTTCGTtaagtaaatttgtaaatttactgttCACCTGGGGATTTTGTCAATTTTCTAACATTTCTAGGAAATGGGCTGGGGAATTTGTACATTTACTGAAACATTTCAAGGCAAACAAAGTGCTGTTTTGATTGAATGAAACCCGTTTATTTAGTTTATACAGCAACACAAAacttaaacaagaagagcaaacgctcgatcgagtcactttcgcagttctgaatattatatgaggcatcagatggacaggaagaaattgctattcacaacacaatacagatgtaaataatttgatgtaaagaataatcctataaagtttgaatcaaatccgatgaatagtttcagagatatgatatttcaatttttttccttcaagacatacctgtgaccttgaaaaaggtcaaaggtcaccaaagcagacgtcaaagtgtagaggtcactgggagtcacgttcacataaaatttgagcccggtcacttttatagtttccgagaaaagcccaacgttaagttgtgtgttgccgaacagaaaaggctagttatctcccttgtttttctgataacgttcgtaaaaggctacagatgtaaatactttgatgtaaagaataatcctacaaagtttcaatcacatccgatgaactttgtcaaagatataaaatgtctaatttttcctttgacgctgacctgtgaccttgaaaaaggtcaaaggtcaacgaaaccacgttaaagtgtagaggtcattggaggtcacgactaaacaaaatatgagccggatcgctttgatagtttccgagaaaagtccaacgttaaggtggtgtctacggacggccggccggccggccggacggccggccggacagactaacactgaccgattacatagagtcactttttctcaagtgactcaaaaatgttaTCACTTTTTATTTTAACCCTGGTTAAGGGCAGACACCACAGTGAAAAAGGTGATTTTTTTGTTCCATGGTCATTCCCATTTTCTTTCTGATTCTGCATTTTGAACCTCTTCTGGTTACTCTGATGTATTTATTTTAGATCAGAATGAATCATAAACAGTCAAAACGGGTAAATAaacaatgtatgtgtatgcaattatgtattaaaaaacacaaaatagcTAACAAAATGAGCATGTTTCGGAGTTGACTGtgagttaaaaaaaacatcGTCAAGCGTGGTCACGTTTGTATGACTGGGAGgagttgtcttttctttgcGAAGTTGGTGGATGACACACAACGGGAATTTCCGTTTACGGATTTCGCGCCGTTTGTAACAGCAACTGTGAAAGACATTCCAATGAGCCGAAGAGAACCGATGAAGATTCCGGAAGATTCCGTATGAACAGTTTTCGGTACTGACCAATCGAATCGCGGATATTAAACTTCGTTTATGCTCGGTCTAGGTTCGGTTCAATTCGGCCTTCCCAGAATGCAGTATTCTTGATTTCCGCAAGAGCTTGCCAAAGGCGATGTGTAGCACCTTCGGCTGCGATTTTTCTTGGATATCTTTCTTGAAACTTCAGTTGGTCACAAGTTTTGCCCCGAGTTCAGTGCTAGACATGCTAATGAGAAGAAAATCGGGTAGATTCAGGTCAGTTACAGAGGCTCGCGTGACAGAAGtttaaacagaaagtctgaatcGATAGCGTCGTCTGCTATTGCTACGAACGAATCGGAAGAACAAGTGCGTGCATTTTACTTCTTCGAGAAGGGAAATTGGCAGGAAACTATGCTTCTTCACTTGAGATGGGATGGAGCAAGAAATCACCAACGGTGGTGtacgtgtgaagcatgtttccATGAGTGTTTTGAACCAGGACTTATTTTAGAGTTGCGGAGCGGACTGCCGCGACGGTAGATACGGACTACACGGAGTTCGCCATCTCTGACAACGAGAAGGCAGGCCTTGTGGTAATCTTTTCTCCggaaaaaaaagcaaagcaaataaaCCGTTTACAAGAAGAACAATCAATACGAAAATGACTTTGTTCAGCCATGGTGCAACACCAGGCATCTCCGGGGAAGTCTGGTGCAGTTGAATACTAGCGCAAGGAGAGCAGGGAAGATGCCAAGCAGCAAATGAGCCGGTTCGGTatgtatttgttttcttcttttaaaaaatatatTAGTAAATACAATTTGTTGGTTATGTGTGCGGCTCTggctctgtgtttgtgtgtgtgtgtgtgtgtgtgtgtgtgtgattgttgtgCTGAAGTACAGAATCAAAGTAACAACATCCTGATGCAAAGAAACTGAATAGGATGCACAGTCTGTTATGGGTTGCTACTGTGAAGCTTGGTGGTCACCAGGTTTGTCAGTGTTGGGGAAAAACATCTGTTCTTTGCTCATTTATTTTCTCAAGTATAATAGCTTCCTCCTGTGATcacaggtgttttttttatagcaTAAACAAACATGCATTCGCATGTCCCAGTGAGTGAACATTGCAGACCATAATTTATTAAGGTTTCTGCATGCGATGGATGTGCAATTGCTGTAAACCAGACCGTTCACTAGCTCTCAACCACCTCAGCACCATTCACATGTTTTTTCAACAGCTATTCATCACTGCTTGACTGTCAGCACTTACATACGCATGCGCACAAATAGCATCTTATTACATAACAATACCTtttttaaatggggggggggggggggggggggttatataTGTAAATAGCAGTATTTGGGTTTTTCTTAGACATATTAATTTAGAATTTATGTTTGTCTCTACAGATGCAGAGGTGGAAGCTGGAGAGGAGCTTCCGAAGTGCCCATGGCATTGCAAGGCAATTTACAGAAATCAACCCAAATATTGTTGTATAAAAAATAAAGGACACTGTTAAACGACTCACTGACTATTCAATTCAAGTCCAAAAGAGGTCCAAGACAAGCGGCTCGACTGGTAACAAGTTGGGAATTATGAATGGGCATACTTTATGCAGCGTGCGCATTACTGATGAGAGTTGATCATTGCGACCTCGGAACAGGTTATTTGGTGCTTGcggaacactggttttttttctttttttgtttgttgaatttagtttttgtttttcttatggAATCAAGCAAGAATTGATTTCAGAGTCAGCGTTGTTTTGTTACATGTAGGTAAATTTTTGTGTACAATAATTCAATTTTCTTCACGTTTTGTGCATTTTCTCAAAACTACATTTATGTCACTTCAAAAGCCTGAGTCATGTTTTCTAATAAACTTCCGTTGTTGAAACTTTGCATACATCTTAAGTAATATATTTTCTCAAAAATGTTCAGAGAATATTgtggaatttgtgtgtgtgtgagaagttATATAATTTTTTGTGATGTTTTTTCATAAAATTCAACATCACTCATTTTTATCACTAATATCTTTTTTAAGAATTGACAGATCAAAAATATTCTCTGAACAAATTTTTGGCATTGTATTAAAGTACACATAACAagcttcaaaacaaaattccatgcaGTTTTATAAAAGCCTTactattttgaaaatgtgctgtttggcggccatcttggattgctaCCATGGCAACCGACTgtacaattttattttttttactattTTCTAAGGAGATAGACTGAATACtttaattctaaaaaaaaattagactCGAGAGTTATTAAACACAAAAAATCACTCTGAACACTGGTGTCTCCCCGAGATGAAGGGAACATTATTTACTTATGGAGGGTGTTGCTTACAGCTTCAAAATCAATCTACTGTGCTGATTTTTCATGTCAAGAGATTCATTTTGATTGTTCATATATTGGGTTTTGTGTTAGTGTATCCCTAGATTATATTGTTACAAAGCGTATGTTGTGTTGTCATAAATGTATGTgttctattttttctttttatattaaggttaatatatatatatatatatatgcattcaTTAAATGCATTCAGTGTTGAACTATTGGGTTTTATTCATAGTATTAGTTAATTTGGAAAGCGCTGAGCAAACATGAACACCAtgaacattcttcttcttctttgttcatgggctgaaactcccacgttcacaaATGTTTTTGCAGGAGTGGATTTGTATGTGTATGGccggttttaccccgccattcaggcagccatacgccgattccggGGGATCTAGAGAGGTTCAAAAGGAGGAATTCCTCCAAAAGAAAGAAGATTGTCATACCTGTGGCTGTccaggggtggtggtggtggggtcaTCACTCCTGGATGGAGGGGGTCTGTCCAGGCCCTGTGGTCACCACCTCCTTGGCCTGATGGGCGTGCAGTACGGCCACTGCCTCCTCCACCtgtgtacaaacacacacacacacacacacacacacacacacacacacacaaactaaattACCCCAGACACTAAGCTGTGAGCTAAAATCAAACAGTGACGGCATATTTTGATGAAGTGGAGAGTTATTCCTTGTTGGATATTTTTTAGTAGTGATTGATCTTCTGCAGCAATCATTttcctgctgtgaccttgaaatgtgaAAACAGTCTCATCAATACCTACAAgtgtgtgaaatttggaggctCTATCTTCAAAAACATCAGAGAAATCGTCTAGTTTTTAGGAACCGGACATGACCCCACTGTGATCCCAACATTTGACGACAAgtcgagggtcaaccaaacttggGTCATGTCAGGAGGACATCAAACCATAGAAgtatgcaaagtttcaaagctctagcttcaaaagcATCCCAGATAACCACCGTTTACAGGGGTTTTTTTTGTCTACAGACGGCCGGACGGCCTAACACTGCTCATTCCTAAGACTCTCCAGGGCTGGGGTGcatgaaccgaaagtgggtgccacccaaacgggagaaaACAAATcgcgggttctgattcgttgaaatctcaacacatctcagtttctaacactgcgggtggctcccgtttgggtggtaactttctcgtacACCTCACCCCAGATTACTCAGGGGAGTCAACAAATCATTTGATTGGATTTCCACTGACCTTGGCCTTGAGCGACTCGTGGGACTCGAGCATGTGGAGCAGCTCGGAGTTGTCGATCTCCAGGAGCATGCCGGTGACCTTGCCCGCCAGAGAGGGGGACAGGCGGCGGATGAGGGGGAAGAGTCGCTCGCCCAGCATCTGCTTCTGCTCCTGGGGCGGCGCGGAGGCCAGCATGGCGGCTGTCAGGGGCTCCCCAAGGTTGCCGTTCACCACCACCGTGCTCTGCTAGATGGAGGGCAAGACTTTGTCAGGTTTAGGGCAAGACTTGGTTAGGTTTAGGGCAAGACTCAGTTAGGTTTAGGGCAAGACTGTGTTAGGTTTAGGGCAAGACTCCGTAAAGGCCTTCCTGAATTGAGCCCAAATTTcactttgcaaagtctttttCACCAAAAatgcagtgccaaagctttgtacAAAGAGCTTTGTGCAGTAGATTTCGCGAATTAATATCCAATCAATATCAGGCTTTAGGTTTTGGTCTCTCCAACTATAGGTCAACTGATCTGAGAGGACGTTATACTCTAATATTCAGTCAGACTCACACACTCAAACTCACCTGCTGGGTGACGGTGGTATACTGCACGGTCTGTGTGGCAGAAGGAGGGGGGTTACGGATGTGGGGGGCCAGCTTGTAAGTCGTGCGGGGCGGGGGGACAGGCTGGGGTGCGGTGGGGGTGGCGCGGTgctgagagggaggggggacgcCGGGGGAGTTGGTGGATGGCTGTCCCATGATGGCACGTGCGTTGGCAGAGGcgcgaggggggaggggggactgGGAGGAGGGGGGACCACGGGCCCTGGGCGCGTTGCCTTGAGGGGTCACTGCCTGGtaacctgcacacacaaaatggtgTCATCAGcctctttgttttcttttttttccccattggtttaaacaaaactgtatTCAAAATTCATCACATGAAACAACATAAAGCGTTAAAGGCTTACTCTTTGTGGTGAAAAAAGTTGGGCTCACCAGATgtaaaaggcccactccgccttgtGAAAAAAGTTGGGCTCACCAGATgtaaaaggcccactccgccttgtGAAAACTGttcgcctcactgtctcagatcggGACAGGCTttctttcacatgggataagaccatcataTACCAACAGTCTACACCCTGACttctttcacatgggataagaccatcataTACCAACATTCTACACCCTGACTTCTTTCACATGGGCATCATATACCAACAGTCTACACCCTGACttctttcacatgggataagaccatcataTACCAACATTCTACACCCTGACttctttcacatgggataagaccatcataTACCAACATTCTACACCCTGACttctttcacatgggataagaccatcataTACCAACATTCTACACCCTGACTTCTTTCACATGGGCATCATATACCAACATTCTACACCCTGACTTCTTTCACATGGGCATCATTTACCAACAGTCTACACCCTGACttctttcacatgggataagaccatcataTACCAACATTCTACACCCTGACTTCTTTCACATGGGCATCATATACCAACAGTCTACACCCTGACttctttcacatgggataagaccatcataTACCAACATTCTACACCCTGACTTCTTTCCGTGGCGAGTTGGAATGTTTGGATGAATTCATTTCCGACATGAATtccacatcaacaacaaactttttaaaaaaaacacgatgTGTACAAAGATCACCAAGGCTGttccattgttggtatgtgaccaagtggagggctcttcttcttcttcttcttgtcgttcgcctttaAACTTGGAGTCCAACTCTGgatatgaagctggtggtcttatgtAGAGCCTCTACAGGTCCATTCAGCTTCTCGTGGAGGGTCGTCGGCCTGGTCCAAATATCTCTCTTCATGGGATGGAGATGGTCTTATccgacataaaaaaaaaagccctgGGCAGATCCGAGACGGACAGCCAATGTGTCTTCACGGGAAGGACTTTGCCTTCAAACACTAACTCGCTGCGTTTTACGCCCCTTCGACCGTcaaccccccacccacccccacccccaggtaaaccttcttcttctttctttgttcattggctgaaactcccacgttcactcatgtttttgcaggaGTGGATTTTGACGTGTAtgtccgtttttaccccgcccttcaggcagccatacgacgATTCCGGGGGAAGCATCCTAGGTATTTTAGTGTTTCAATAACCCACCGAAcgctgacatggattacaggatcttttccgtgcgcacttggtcttgtgcttgcgtgtacacacgaagggggataattaAGGCACTAAACCTTCAAGATGATGTTGCAATACCTGGCGAGTTGTGCTGCTGCGAGGCCCTGGTCTGGTTCTGCCAGCACTGCTGGCCGCGGACCTGAGGCATCTGGGCAGGGGCGAAGAACCCTCGCTGAGCCTGAGGAACTTGTGGGATGAAGTAACCCGCCCCGCTCGGCTGGAACATCTGGTTGCTGTATGGCTGTTGGGTCTGTAAACGTGATATGCATTCACTATAGCATGGGAAACCAACTTGCTCAAGATTGTTGGTATTTACTTGTGGACAGAGGGCAACATTATAAACTATAGTGTTTGAAGATTACATGAAGCCTCAATCTAAAACTcccaatagtttcagagatatagAAATTTGTGTGAGGCATTTACTTGTTGACAGAGGGTAACATTTTCTATTATGGTGTTGAGGATAACACAAAGCCTCAATCTAAAACTcccaatagtttcagagatatagAAATTTGTGTGAGGCATTTACTTGTTGACAGAGGGTAACATTTTCTATTATGGTGTTGAGGATAACACAAAGCCTCAATCTAAAACTccgaatagtttcagagatatagAAATTTGTGTGAGGCATTTACTTGTTGACAGAGGGTAACATTTTCTATTATGGTGTTTCAGGATAACACAAAGCCTCAATCTAAAACTccgaatagtttcagagatatagAAATTTGTGTGAGGCATTTACTTGTTGACAGAGGGTAACATTTTCTATTATGGTGTTTCAGGATAACACAAAGTCTCAATCTAAAACTcccaatagtttcagagatatagAAATTTGTGTGAGGCATTTACTTGTTGACAGAGGGTAACATTTTCTATTACAAAGTCTCAATCTAAAACTccgaatagtttcagagatatggaCACTTTTGCGAGGTTCTGGGTCTTTGAAAGCACGGTGAATGTTGATTAATGATGCTTCTCCGCTCAGAGCACTCACTGTTGAAGCGATGATTTGTCCTTTTGTCACAAATAAGGataaaaacagtcaaaacatttacacaactATCCCACAGATGACTCCACATACCTTtggtgttgccagccaaacgaaacttTATGCGGTTGGTCTGTTCGCATCTTCCGCGAAAATGTAATGaacatttcccgtgatcacGTTCAACCCCCTGCTCACCTGGACACCTTTACCTACCTGTCTAGCTACGTTGTCGTTGACCCGAGAAGCCAGGTAAGCTCTGGGGTCTGCCTTACGCTGAGCGAGGGCCACGTAGAGAGACTTGAACTGGACGgtacgtccgtccgtcccccacGACACGATGATACGCCCGTAAAAAAACACCTCCCCgcgcccccccacacacacacagacacaacacaccAACTTACCTGTACACCTTCGCACACCTGTCGGGCCACGTTGACCCTAGAGGCCAGGTAAGCTCTGCGGTCCTCTTTGCGCTGAGCGAGGGCCACGTAGAGAGGCTTGGACACGATGATACGCCCGTTCATCTCCGTCACGGCGCGCGTGGCCTCCTGGGGGCAGCTGAAGCAGACGAAGCCGAAGCCCTTGGTGCGTCCCCCCTCCGTCATCACCTGGCAGACACAGGTCACGGTTGGGTCAAGAGAGTACATGAGTGTGGGAAGCcctgtacagtggtaccccccttttaagacccccccccttcccctaccAAATGTAAgactccttcccgtgtaagaCCCTGCGTTCTCTCGTCTTTTGTTTATAACCTGTAAAACTGTACCCCCACTTTAAGACTTATaattttttaagacctgattttctcagatttttgtagGTCTTCACTGTATCTTTTCACCCGTGACTAATCAAGAGTAGCCCGTCGTCTTACcttcgacgacgacgacgatgatgatgatgatgatgatgacgatgatcatgatgatgatgatgaagatgaagaagacgaagacgacgatgatgacgaggaGGAGTAGGAATGATAATGAGGAGGATGAGCAGGAGGAGGACTTTGACGACGATGACAGCGGTGATGATAAAAAGATATCTCACATGAGCAGCGGCGACTATGCAAACGGATGATGGGCAatagatgacaaagacaacAAATCTCACTTAGTTTGGCGCTGGTGTCAAACTGGCTGAACTAAATTTGCGATGACTTTCGTTGTCTATAAATTAACGTAATCCAGATTCCTTTGTGTAGAGgtttacgatgatgatgatgatgatgatgatgatgatgatgatgatgatgagaggaggaggaggaggaggagggggaggatgGTGTCAAACTGGCTGAACTAAACTTGTGATGACTTTCGTTGTCTATAAAAGTATAACATAATCCAGGTTCTTGGTGTAGAGGCTGACGCCCtcacgatgacgatgacgatgtcgatgatgatgatgatgatgatgatgatgatgatgatgattaagatATTGCTTTGCTTCCAATGAAaacgaggatgatgatgatgacgatgacaacCACGAAGATGATGATCAAGATATTGCTTTGCTTCTAATGaaaaacgacgacgacgaccacgCAAAATCTCACCTTAGCGCTGGTGATGGTGCCGAACTGGCTGAACTCCTTGTAAAGTCTGTCGTCGTCCACGACCTCGTCCAGGTTCTTGACGTAGAGGTTGACGCCCTGAAGACGGTTGACGCGGTCGACCTTGAACTTGTCGAAGCGTTCCTTGAGCTCCGCCTGCCGCTCCGACTTCTTCTGGGCCCGCCCAGCGAAGATCAGCTTTCCGTTGAGCTCCATGCCGTTGACAGATTCCACCGCCTGAGGAACAGCGAGGAGAGGGGAGGAAATGAATCGCAAAGGATCAGGTTTGAACGGATACATGGTGCTTTTGGGGAATAGACGGAActgcagagagaaaaaaatctgttgctttcgtgtgtgtgggttgcaaacgagtgaatactcttgcttttattgaggcaaactttccacatgTGCTCTTTGtctacgtgtttcagacacacccctcgcacCGGCATCCCAGAGCCACCCATACATTCCCCACCTCACCACcctctgaagaagaagaagaagaagaagaagaagaagaagaagaagaagaagaagaagaagaaggagaggagaggaaaggagaggagaggagaggagaggagaggagaggagaggagaggagaggggaggggaggggaggggaggggaggggaggggaggggaggggagaggagaggagaggagagggaaCGGAACAGAACAGAATATAGAGTTCACagctgaggtgcacgagaaagttaacAACccggtgggagccagccgctgtgttggattggttgaaattgaaatttattgtgatttcaacgaatcccgcggtttgttctcacccgtttgcgtggcacccacttttgctTCATGCACCCTGATGCTATATGCGCCCAAAGAGCTTGGAGTTGAAGCAACAAGTTGACGGTTTACCTTTTCTGCCGCCTCGGTCTCCTCATAGCTGACGAAGCCAAATCCACGTGACTTGCCCTGGGCATCCGTCATCACCTGCAGGGCAAACCAAGCACATGTTTAAAATCATCCTCAGTAATCTGAAGACGGTATTCCAACGCCCAGAGAATAATACACTTCTGAAAGGCACCGAATAATACACTTCTGAAAGGCACCTAATAATACACTTCTGAAAGGCACCGAATAATACACTTCTGAAAGGCACCGAATAATACACTTCTGAAAGGCACCGCACTAGTTGTGTTCTATGGTTCTGCTGCATTCCCATTTTCGTTGTATTCAATcccctccaaaagcggcgtatggctgcctaaagtTGCAGAAATCTAGTATGACATATAATTTGCTAGTTCTACTGTTAggtcgttgttgttggttgtggtTGCATTGTATGCTGTTACCAGAAATATAACCGAAATTGTGACCCTGACCTTGGGAAAAGAGAATACAATCTCTCATGACCCCCTGGGCTGAGgtacacgagaaagttaccaaccagtCGAGAGCCGTTTTCAACCAGTCGAGAGCCGTTTTCAACCAgtcgggagccagccgcggtgttggatttgCTGAAATTGAAATTTGCTGTGATTTCACCGAATCAggccccgcggtttgttctctcccgtttgggtggcacccactttcggttcgtgcacgTACCTCGGCCCTGGATTCGCGAGgcatgaaacaacaacaaacaaacaaacaaaccaacactgACCTTGGCGCTGATGATCTTGCCGAAGGGGTCGAAGAGTTCCGTGAGCTTGTCGTCGTCCAGGTCGTCGCCGAAGTTCTTGATGTAGACGTTGTTGAACTTGCGCAGCTTGTCTCCC contains:
- the LOC138979723 gene encoding polyadenylate-binding protein 4-like isoform X5, producing the protein MNPSATPSYPMASLYVGDLHPDVTEAMLFEKFSTAGPVLSIRVCRDMISRRSLGYAYVNFQQASDAERALDTMNFDCIKGRPIRIMWSQRDPSLRKSGVGNVFIKNLDKTIDNKALFDTFSAFGNILSCKIACDENGSKGYGFVHFETEEAARQAIEKVNGMLLNGKKVFVGRFIPRKERLLLLGDKLRKFNNVYIKNFGDDLDDDKLTELFDPFGKIISAKVMTDAQGKSRGFGFVSYEETEAAEKAVESVNGMELNGKLIFAGRAQKKSERQAELKERFDKFKVDRVNRLQGVNLYVKNLDEVVDDDRLYKEFSQFGTITSAKVMTEGGRTKGFGFVCFSCPQEATRAVTEMNGRIIVSKPLYVALAQRKEDRRAYLASRVNVARQVCEGVQTQQPYSNQMFQPSGAGYFIPQVPQAQRGFFAPAQMPQVRGQQCWQNQTRASQQHNSPGYQAVTPQGNAPRARGPPSSQSPLPPRASANARAIMGQPSTNSPGVPPPSQHRATPTAPQPVPPPRTTYKLAPHIRNPPPSATQTVQYTTVTQQQSTVVVNGNLGEPLTAAMLASAPPQEQKQMLGERLFPLIRRLSPSLAGKVTGMLLEIDNSELLHMLESHESLKAKVEEAVAVLHAHQAKEVVTTGPGQTPSIQE
- the LOC138979723 gene encoding polyadenylate-binding protein 4-like isoform X3; this encodes MNPSATPSYPMASLYVGDLHPDVTEAMLFEKFSTAGPVLSIRVCRDMISRRSLGYAYVNFQQASDAERALDTMNFDCIKGRPIRIMWSQRDPSLRKSGVGNVFIKNLDKTIDNKALFDTFSAFGNILSCKTCGQQIACDENGSKGYGFVHFETEEAARQAIEKVNGMLLNGKKVFVGRFIPRKERLLLLGDKLRKFNNVYIKNFGDDLDDDKLTELFDPFGKIISAKVMTDAQGKSRGFGFVSYEETEAAEKAVESVNGMELNGKLIFAGRAQKKSERQAELKERFDKFKVDRVNRLQGVNLYVKNLDEVVDDDRLYKEFSQFGTITSAKVMTEGGRTKGFGFVCFSCPQEATRAVTEMNGRIIVSKPLYVALAQRKEDRRAYLASRVNVARQVCEGVQTQQPYSNQMFQPSGAGYFIPQVPQAQRGFFAPAQMPQVRGQQCWQNQTRASQQHNSPGYQAVTPQGNAPRARGPPSSQSPLPPRASANARAIMGQPSTNSPGVPPPSQHRATPTAPQPVPPPRTTYKLAPHIRNPPPSATQTVQYTTVTQQQSTVVVNGNLGEPLTAAMLASAPPQEQKQMLGERLFPLIRRLSPSLAGKVTGMLLEIDNSELLHMLESHESLKAKVEEAVAVLHAHQAKEVVTTGPGQTPSIQE
- the LOC138979723 gene encoding polyadenylate-binding protein 4-like isoform X1 translates to MNPSATPSYPMASLYVGDLHPDVTEAMLFEKFSTAGPVLSIRVCRDMISRRSLGYAYVNFQQASDACVIAERALDTMNFDCIKGRPIRIMWSQRDPSLRKSGVGNVFIKNLDKTIDNKALFDTFSAFGNILSCKTCGQQIACDENGSKGYGFVHFETEEAARQAIEKVNGMLLNGKKVFVGRFIPRKERLLLLGDKLRKFNNVYIKNFGDDLDDDKLTELFDPFGKIISAKVMTDAQGKSRGFGFVSYEETEAAEKAVESVNGMELNGKLIFAGRAQKKSERQAELKERFDKFKVDRVNRLQGVNLYVKNLDEVVDDDRLYKEFSQFGTITSAKVMTEGGRTKGFGFVCFSCPQEATRAVTEMNGRIIVSKPLYVALAQRKEDRRAYLASRVNVARQVCEGVQTQQPYSNQMFQPSGAGYFIPQVPQAQRGFFAPAQMPQVRGQQCWQNQTRASQQHNSPGYQAVTPQGNAPRARGPPSSQSPLPPRASANARAIMGQPSTNSPGVPPPSQHRATPTAPQPVPPPRTTYKLAPHIRNPPPSATQTVQYTTVTQQQSTVVVNGNLGEPLTAAMLASAPPQEQKQMLGERLFPLIRRLSPSLAGKVTGMLLEIDNSELLHMLESHESLKAKVEEAVAVLHAHQAKEVVTTGPGQTPSIQE
- the LOC138979723 gene encoding polyadenylate-binding protein 4-like isoform X4 encodes the protein MNPSATPSYPMASLYVGDLHPDVTEAMLFEKFSTAGPVLSIRVCRDMISRRSLGYAYVNFQQASDACVIAERALDTMNFDCIKGRPIRIMWSQRDPSLRKSGVGNVFIKNLDKTIDNKALFDTFSAFGNILSCKIACDENGSKGYGFVHFETEEAARQAIEKVNGMLLNGKKVFVGRFIPRKERLLLLGDKLRKFNNVYIKNFGDDLDDDKLTELFDPFGKIISAKVMTDAQGKSRGFGFVSYEETEAAEKAVESVNGMELNGKLIFAGRAQKKSERQAELKERFDKFKVDRVNRLQGVNLYVKNLDEVVDDDRLYKEFSQFGTITSAKVMTEGGRTKGFGFVCFSCPQEATRAVTEMNGRIIVSKPLYVALAQRKEDRRAYLASRVNVARQVCEGVQTQQPYSNQMFQPSGAGYFIPQVPQAQRGFFAPAQMPQVRGQQCWQNQTRASQQHNSPGYQAVTPQGNAPRARGPPSSQSPLPPRASANARAIMGQPSTNSPGVPPPSQHRATPTAPQPVPPPRTTYKLAPHIRNPPPSATQTVQYTTVTQQQSTVVVNGNLGEPLTAAMLASAPPQEQKQMLGERLFPLIRRLSPSLAGKVTGMLLEIDNSELLHMLESHESLKAKVEEAVAVLHAHQAKEVVTTGPGQTPSIQE
- the LOC138979723 gene encoding polyadenylate-binding protein 4-like isoform X2; translation: MNPSATPSYPMASLYVGDLHPDVTEAMLFEKFSTAGPVLSIRVCRDMISRRSLGYAYVNFQQASDACVIAERALDTMNFDCIKGRPIRIMWSQRDPSLRKSGVGNVFIKNLDKTIDNKALFDTFSAFGNILSCKTCGQQIACDENGSKGYGFVHFETEEAARQAIEKVNGMLLNGKKVFVGRFIPRKERLLLLGDKLRKFNNVYIKNFGDDLDDDKLTELFDPFGKIISAKVMTDAQGKSRGFGFVSYEETEAAEKAVESVNGMELNGKLIFAGRAQKKSERQAELKERFDKFKVDRVNRLQGVNLYVKNLDEVVDDDRLYKEFSQFGTITSAKVMTEGGRTKGFGFVCFSCPQEATRAVTEMNGRIIVSKPLYVALAQRKEDRRAYLASRVNVARQVCEGVQTQQPYSNQMFQPSGAGYFIPQVPQAQRGFFAPAQMPQVRGQQCWQNQTRASQQHNSPGYQAVTPQGNAPRARGPPSSQSPLPPRASANARAIMGQPSTNSPGVPPPSQHRATPTAPQPVPPPRTTYKLAPHIRNPPPSATQTVQYTTVTQQSTVVVNGNLGEPLTAAMLASAPPQEQKQMLGERLFPLIRRLSPSLAGKVTGMLLEIDNSELLHMLESHESLKAKVEEAVAVLHAHQAKEVVTTGPGQTPSIQE